A genome region from Thalassotalea euphylliae includes the following:
- a CDS encoding HAD family hydrolase — translation MTMSSTLNGVPHYKGILFDLDGTLLDTANDLGEALNAVLTNHGLPKVPRERYRPVASDGAKGLIELGFGAGLKNFDYEQLRVEFLDYYENHIAEHTCLYPGVAALIEKLDQHQIPWGIVTNKPIGLTHVLLPHFPELESAASVLGGDSLAQRKPHPAPLLQAANEVRVAPNECIYVGDAPRDIEAGNAANMCTIIAGWGYIASDTDLTTWQADIHCAHPSEINKMEFLFTKSSNR, via the coding sequence ATGACGATGTCATCAACATTAAATGGCGTACCACATTACAAAGGTATTTTGTTCGATTTAGACGGCACACTGCTCGATACCGCAAATGACCTTGGCGAGGCATTAAATGCGGTGCTAACCAATCACGGTTTACCCAAAGTACCACGCGAGCGTTATCGACCGGTTGCTTCAGATGGTGCAAAAGGCTTGATAGAGCTTGGCTTTGGTGCGGGATTAAAAAACTTTGATTATGAACAGTTGCGTGTTGAATTTCTCGATTACTACGAAAATCACATTGCCGAGCATACCTGCCTATACCCTGGAGTAGCAGCGCTTATTGAAAAGCTTGATCAACACCAAATCCCTTGGGGAATTGTCACCAATAAACCCATTGGCCTAACGCATGTGCTTTTGCCTCATTTCCCTGAACTAGAGTCAGCCGCCTCTGTGCTTGGTGGAGATTCATTAGCACAGCGTAAACCTCACCCTGCACCACTACTACAGGCTGCTAATGAGGTTCGAGTGGCGCCAAATGAGTGTATATATGTTGGCGATGCGCCACGCGATATCGAAGCAGGTAACGCGGCTAATATGTGCACTATTATCGCTGGCTGGGGATACATCGCTAGCGATACTGATTTAACAACATGGCAGGCAGATATTCACTGTGCTCATCCAAGTGAAATTAACAAGATGGAATTTCTGTTCACAAAATCATCAAATCGCTAA